A single genomic interval of Lathyrus oleraceus cultivar Zhongwan6 chromosome 7, CAAS_Psat_ZW6_1.0, whole genome shotgun sequence harbors:
- the LOC127101466 gene encoding pentatricopeptide repeat-containing protein At2g15980 yields the protein MMIQVEIAKHLHKPLNLKLKLLTFFFSSSSSSSSQQQQQQISVISAVSILTNQRSKSRWNTLYSLYPNGFNPIDFSQITLHLHNKPHLALHFYQWTKSKSLCHHNLSSYSTIIHILARARLYSHAYNTIRTALLNSETHSTSTPLKLFEILVNSYRDCGSSPFVFDLLIKACLQSRKIESSIEIVRMLLSRRISPNVMTLNSLISRVCSKFGVDLGYEIYREFFRLGEEKYDFSKRGFRVVNPNVHTFNTLMLCCYQNGLMEKVEEIWGEMSEMKCDPNGYSYSLLMSAFCEGGRMGDCEEMWKEMRKKEIEPDVVSYNTIIGGFCKIGDVGKAEEFFREMGLVGIDATGSTYEHLVTGYCSVEDVDSAVLVYKDMLRKDFRPDALTLDMVVRLLCDRDRVDEAMEFFRSGVVKFDLVPKEKSYEALIKGLCFEGKMEEGLKLQAEMVGKGFEPNSDIYEAFIDGYIRQGNEEIAEALRREMVQTRAEITD from the coding sequence ATGATGATTCAAGTTGAAATAGCCAAACACCTACACAAACCTCTAAATCTCAAACTAAAACTCTTAACCTTCTTCttctcatcttcttcttcttcctcttcacaacaacaacaacaacaaatttCTGTAATTTCCGCAGTTTCAATCCTCACCAACCAACGTTCCAAATCCCGCTGGAACACTCTCTATTCCCTCTACCCAAACGGATTCAACCCAATCGATTTCTCCCAAATCACTCTCCACCTCCACAACAAACCCCACCTCGCACTTCACTTCTACCAATGGACCAAATCCAAATCCCTCTGTCACCACAACCTTTCCTCCTACTCCACCATCATCCATATCCTCGCACGTGCCCGTCTCTACTCACACGCTTACAACACCATCAGAACCGCACTTCTCAATTCCGAAACCCACTCCACTTCCACGCCGTTGAAGCTTTTCGAGATTCTCGTTAATTCTTATCGAGATTGTGGATCTTCTCCTTTTGTTTTTGATTTATTGATTAAAGCATGTTTACAGTCTAGAAAAATTGAATCTTCGATTGAAATTGTTAGAATGTTACTCTCCCGTCGGATTAGCCCCAATGTTATGACTTTGAATTCTTTGATTTCTAGGGTTTGTTCAAAATTTGGGGTGGATTTAGGGTATGAGATTTACCGGGAGTTTTTTAGGTTAGGTgaagaaaaatatgatttttccAAAAGGGGTTTTAGAGTTGTTAATCCTAATGTGCATACTTTTAATACATTGATGTTGTGTTGTTATCAAAATGGTTTGATGGAGAAGGTTGAGGAAATTTGGGGTGAAATGAGTGAAATGAAGTGTGATCCTAATGGTTATAGCTATAGTTTATTGATGAGTGCATTTTGTGAGGGAGGGAGGATGGGAGATTGTGAAGAGATGTGGAAGGAAATGAGGAAGAAGGAAATTGAGCCTGATGTGGTTAGTTACAACACTATAATTGGTGGGTTTTGTAAGATTGGTGATGTTGGAAAAGCTGAGGAGTTTTTCAGAGAAATGGGATTGGTTGGTATTGATGCAACTGGTTCAACTTATGAGCATCTTGTTACGGGGTATTGTAGTGTCGAGGATGTTGATTCGGCTGTTCTTGTTTATAAGGATATGTTGAGGAAGGATTTTAGACCTGATGCATTGACCCTTGATATGGTGGTTAGGTTACTTTGTGATAGAGATAGGGTTGATGAAGCTATGGAGTTTTTCAGGAGTGGAGTTGTGAAGTTTGATTTGGTTCCAAAAGAGAAGAGTTATGAGGCCTTGATTAAAGGGTTGTGTTTTGAGGGTAAGATGGAAGAAGGGTTGAAGCTTCAGGCAGAGATGGTAGGAAAAGGGTTTGAACCGAATTCGGATATATATGAAGCTTTTATTGACGGGTATATTAGACAAGGGAATGAGGAAATAGCAGAAGCTTTGAGGAGAGAAATGGTGCAAACTCGTGCAGAGATAACCGATTGA
- the LOC127101467 gene encoding CASP-like protein 5C1 — translation MNELPGSVGTSFSFSLRLGQTLFSSASLLFMSLGVEFYSYTAFCYLVTIMGLVIPWSFTLALVDGYSVLVKCPIRQPGILSIIIVGDWVLSTLTLAAASSTASVVDLLLNSQGSFCPIKLCCRYRISAALAFVSWFLSLASSLFNLYLLPSL, via the exons ATGAATGAATTACCTGGCTCTGTTGGCACAAGTTTCAGCTTCAGTTTGAGATTAGGCCAGACTTTGTTTTCATCTGCTTCTCTTCTCTTTATGTCTTTAGGGGTTGAATTCTACAGCTACACAGCTTTCTG CTATTTGGTGACAATCATGGGTCTGGTTATACCTTGGAGTTTCACATTAGCTTTGGTAGATGGATATTCTGTACTGGTTAAATGCCCGATTCGTCAACCCGGAATACTATCGATTATCATTGTGGGAGATTGG GTTTTATCAACACTCACACTAGCAGCAGCTTCCTCAACAGCTAGTGTTGTAGATCTCCTGCTTAATTCCCAAGGATCTTTTTGTCCTATAAAGCTTTGCTGCAGGTACAGGATATCAGCAGCTTTGGCCTTTGTGTCATGGTTTCTGTCCTTGGCATCCTCTCTTTTTAACCTCTATCTGTTACCCTCTTTGTGA